A stretch of Arachis hypogaea cultivar Tifrunner chromosome 15, arahy.Tifrunner.gnm2.J5K5, whole genome shotgun sequence DNA encodes these proteins:
- the LOC112750901 gene encoding nudix hydrolase 18, mitochondrial produces the protein MPLLLLNKQDLKQQQLLAVMGLLLSRNLACKFLYSFLFSAKKASPDLFPKQLENVMSLVSPRTGRHLQRYEKGCRLVVGCIPYRYKNNGTQDKEIEVLVISAQKGKGMQFPKGGWETDESMEQAALRETIEEAGVFGNIESELGKWTYKSKRQPTIHEGYMFPMLVSKQLDNWPEMNFRKRRWMTVAEAKEICPYDWMKEALDILVQRQTQL, from the exons ATGCCTCTTCTCCTCCTTAACAAACAAGACTTAAAACAACAACAACTTCTTGCTGTGATGGGTCTCTTGCTTTCTAGGAACTTGGCTTGCAAATTCTTGTACTCTTTTCTGTTCTCAGCCAAGAAAGCTTCTCCGGATTTGTtcccaaaacaattggaaaacgTCATGTCTTTGGTGTCCCCTCGAACTGGGAGGCATTTGCAGCGTTATGAAAAGGGTTGTCGCCTTGTTGTAGG ATGCATTCCCTACAGATACAAGAATAATGGAACACAGGACAAAGAAATAGAGGTTCTTGTGATTAGTGCTCAAAAGGGCAAAGGAATGCAGTTCCCAAAG GGTGGTTGGGAGACTGATGAATCCATGGAGCAAGCTGCTTTAAGGGAAACCATAGAGGAAGCTGGTGTTTTTGGCAACATTGAA AGTGAATTGGGAAAATGGACCTATAAGAGCAAAAGGCAACCCACAATTCATGAGGGATACATGTTCCCTATGCTTGTTAGCAAGCAATTGGATAATTGGCCAGAGATGAACTTCAGAAAAAGAAGATGGATGACTGTGGCTGAAGCAAAAGAAATCTGCCCTTATGATTGGATGAAGGAGGCTTTGGATATATTGGTTCAAAGACAAACTCAATTGTAG